In one Dasypus novemcinctus isolate mDasNov1 chromosome 25, mDasNov1.1.hap2, whole genome shotgun sequence genomic region, the following are encoded:
- the NT5C1B gene encoding cytosolic 5'-nucleotidase 1B isoform X5 translates to MTEMSQTSLKQKKKNEAGMRYSKESLEGEKRKDSEKSGSVRLSTQMRRAVNPNHLLRCCPSPCRRCLCAAEGTVLLGPYRTIRIYIHMCLLWQQGLHSASIRDSQEAAVQRVDSRGYLVRNQWSHTSRSPSTRGPSVDEPKSRNASIKLPTSTATSRTSSSCPSQHDSPPPLSTQPSLPMPHDSRPPTPPELELSSRRTTKPEVPEPWAHGIRDSRESRDLREMVPAGRAEWKPYAPRQAHYSVSSQQDRDCLSELQRRDDDEDAYWSSVLYEKSPGCSRPRPPKPKHAVTVAVSSQALFNMLDGRKVYEEEGLEKYMEYQLCNENVILTPGPAFRFVKALQHVNCRLRDLYPDEQDLFDIVLMTNNHAQVGVRLINSVNHYGLLIDRFCLTGGKSPIGYLKAYLTNLYVSADSEKVQEAIQEGIASATMFDGAKDQAYCDTQLRVAFDGDAVLFSEESEQMAKEYGLDKFFQHEALYDNKTPAQIALKGFLEDLGRLQKKFYAKDQRLRCPIRTYLVTARSAASSGACVLKTLRRWGLEIDEALFLAGAPKGPILVKIRPHIFFDDQMFHLEGAQKYGTTTAHVPYGIVQKFIP, encoded by the exons ATGACAGAAATGAGTCAAACATCcctaaaacagaaaaagaag AATGAGGCCGGGATGAGGTACTCAAAAGAGAGTCtagaaggagagaaaaggaaagattctGAGAAATCAGGAAGCGTTCGACTGAGCACACAG ATGAGGCGTGCAGTCAATCCGAATCACTTGCTGAGATGTTGCCCCTCGCCGTGTAGACGCTGCCTTTGTGCAGCCGAGGGCACAGTCCTCCTTGGCCCCTACCGCACAATACGCATTTACATTCACATGTGCCTGCTGTGGCAGCAGGGCCTGCACAGCGCCTCGATCAGG GACTCGCAGGAAGCAGCGGTGCAGAGGGTGGACTCTCGAGGGTACCTGGTGCGCAATCAGTGGTCCCACACGTCCCGGAGCCCATCCACCAGGGGTCCCTCCGTGGACGAGCCCAAAAGTAGGAACGCAAGCATTAAG CTCCCCACCAGCACTGCCACGTCGCGCACGTCGTCCAGCTGCCCGAGCCAGCACGACTCGCCGCCGCCTCTGTCCACGCAGCCCTCGCTGCCCATGCCGCACGACTCGCGGCCGCCCACGCCGCCGGAGCTCGAGCTCAGCTCGCGGCGCACCACCAAGCCCGAGGTCCCCGAGCCCTGGGCCCACGGGATCCGCGACAGCCGGGAGTCCCGGGACCTGCGGGAGATGGTGCCGGCGGGCCGGGCCGAGTGGAAGCCCTACGCGCCGCGCCAGGCGCACTACTCCGTCTCGTCCCAGCAGGACCGCGACTGTCTGTCGGAGCTGCAGCGGCGGGACGACGACGAGGACGCCTACTGGTCGTCCGTGCTGTACGAGAAGAGCCCGGGCTGCTCGCGCCCCCGGCCG CCTAAGCCCAAGCACGCCGTCACCGTCGCCGTGTCCTCCCAGGCGCTCTTCAACATGCTGGACGGCAGGAAGGTCTACGAGGAGGAGGGTCTGGAGAAGTACATGGAGTACCAGCTCTGCAACGAAAACGTCATCCTCACCCCGGGGCCTGCGTTCCGCTTCGTGAAG GCCCTGCAGCACGTCAACTGTAGACTCCGAGACCTGTATCCTGATGAGCAGGATTTGTTTGATATCGTGCTGATGACTAATAACCACGCCCAAGTGGGAGTGCGGCTTATAAACAGCGTCAATCACTATG GCTTACTAATTGACCGCTTCTGTCTGACCGGTGGAAAAAGCCCCATTGGCTATCTGAAGGCATATCTTACCAACTTGTATGTCTCTGCGGATTCTGAAAAAGTACAAGAAGCAATACAAGAAG GGATTGCCTCTGCGACAATGTTTGATGGAGCCAAAGACCAGGCCTACTGTGACACACAACTCCGCGTGGCCTTTGATGGGGATGCGGTCCTCTTCTCGGAGGAGTCTGAACAGATGGCCAAGGAATATGGGCTGGACAAATTCTTTCAACACGAAGCACTATATGACAATAAGACTCCTGCTCAG ATTGCCTTGAAAGGCTTTCTGGAAGATTTAGGCAGACTGCAAAAGAAGTTTTATGCCAAAGACCAACGGTTACGTTGCCCTATCAGGACCTATCTGGTGACAGCCAGAAGTGCAGCCAGTTCAGGCGCCTGTGTGCTCAAAACCCTTCGTCGCTGGGGTCTAGAGATAGACGAGGCTCTCTTCCTTGCTGGAGCCCCCAAAGGCCCCATCCTGGTGAAGATCCGGCCCCACATCTTCTTTGATGACCAGATGTTCCACCTTGAAGGGGCACAGAAATATGGCACCACCACAGCTCATGTACCTTACGGCATTGTTCAAAAATTCATCCCATAG
- the NT5C1B gene encoding cytosolic 5'-nucleotidase 1B isoform X2 encodes MTEMSQTSLKQKKKDSQEAAVQRVDSRGYLVRNQWSHTSRSPSTRGPSVDEPKSRNASIKLPTSTATSRTSSSCPSQHDSPPPLSTQPSLPMPHDSRPPTPPELELSSRRTTKPEVPEPWAHGIRDSRESRDLREMVPAGRAEWKPYAPRQAHYSVSSQQDRDCLSELQRRDDDEDAYWSSVLYEKSPGCSRPRPPKPKHAVTVAVSSQALFNMLDGRKVYEEEGLEKYMEYQLCNENVILTPGPAFRFVKALQHVNCRLRDLYPDEQDLFDIVLMTNNHAQVGVRLINSVNHYGLLIDRFCLTGGKSPIGYLKAYLTNLYVSADSEKVQEAIQEGIASATMFDGAKDQAYCDTQLRVAFDGDAVLFSEESEQMAKEYGLDKFFQHEALYDNKTPAQIALKGFLEDLGRLQKKFYAKDQRLRCPIRTYLVTARSAASSGACVLKTLRRWGLEIDEALFLAGAPKGPILVKIRPHIFFDDQMFHLEGAQKYGTTTAHVPYGIVQKFIP; translated from the exons ATGACAGAAATGAGTCAAACATCcctaaaacagaaaaagaag GACTCGCAGGAAGCAGCGGTGCAGAGGGTGGACTCTCGAGGGTACCTGGTGCGCAATCAGTGGTCCCACACGTCCCGGAGCCCATCCACCAGGGGTCCCTCCGTGGACGAGCCCAAAAGTAGGAACGCAAGCATTAAG CTCCCCACCAGCACTGCCACGTCGCGCACGTCGTCCAGCTGCCCGAGCCAGCACGACTCGCCGCCGCCTCTGTCCACGCAGCCCTCGCTGCCCATGCCGCACGACTCGCGGCCGCCCACGCCGCCGGAGCTCGAGCTCAGCTCGCGGCGCACCACCAAGCCCGAGGTCCCCGAGCCCTGGGCCCACGGGATCCGCGACAGCCGGGAGTCCCGGGACCTGCGGGAGATGGTGCCGGCGGGCCGGGCCGAGTGGAAGCCCTACGCGCCGCGCCAGGCGCACTACTCCGTCTCGTCCCAGCAGGACCGCGACTGTCTGTCGGAGCTGCAGCGGCGGGACGACGACGAGGACGCCTACTGGTCGTCCGTGCTGTACGAGAAGAGCCCGGGCTGCTCGCGCCCCCGGCCG CCTAAGCCCAAGCACGCCGTCACCGTCGCCGTGTCCTCCCAGGCGCTCTTCAACATGCTGGACGGCAGGAAGGTCTACGAGGAGGAGGGTCTGGAGAAGTACATGGAGTACCAGCTCTGCAACGAAAACGTCATCCTCACCCCGGGGCCTGCGTTCCGCTTCGTGAAG GCCCTGCAGCACGTCAACTGTAGACTCCGAGACCTGTATCCTGATGAGCAGGATTTGTTTGATATCGTGCTGATGACTAATAACCACGCCCAAGTGGGAGTGCGGCTTATAAACAGCGTCAATCACTATG GCTTACTAATTGACCGCTTCTGTCTGACCGGTGGAAAAAGCCCCATTGGCTATCTGAAGGCATATCTTACCAACTTGTATGTCTCTGCGGATTCTGAAAAAGTACAAGAAGCAATACAAGAAG GGATTGCCTCTGCGACAATGTTTGATGGAGCCAAAGACCAGGCCTACTGTGACACACAACTCCGCGTGGCCTTTGATGGGGATGCGGTCCTCTTCTCGGAGGAGTCTGAACAGATGGCCAAGGAATATGGGCTGGACAAATTCTTTCAACACGAAGCACTATATGACAATAAGACTCCTGCTCAG ATTGCCTTGAAAGGCTTTCTGGAAGATTTAGGCAGACTGCAAAAGAAGTTTTATGCCAAAGACCAACGGTTACGTTGCCCTATCAGGACCTATCTGGTGACAGCCAGAAGTGCAGCCAGTTCAGGCGCCTGTGTGCTCAAAACCCTTCGTCGCTGGGGTCTAGAGATAGACGAGGCTCTCTTCCTTGCTGGAGCCCCCAAAGGCCCCATCCTGGTGAAGATCCGGCCCCACATCTTCTTTGATGACCAGATGTTCCACCTTGAAGGGGCACAGAAATATGGCACCACCACAGCTCATGTACCTTACGGCATTGTTCAAAAATTCATCCCATAG
- the NT5C1B gene encoding cytosolic 5'-nucleotidase 1B isoform X1, whose product MTEMSQTSLKQKKKNEAGMRYSKESLEGEKRKDSEKSGSVRLSTQDSQEAAVQRVDSRGYLVRNQWSHTSRSPSTRGPSVDEPKSRNASIKLPTSTATSRTSSSCPSQHDSPPPLSTQPSLPMPHDSRPPTPPELELSSRRTTKPEVPEPWAHGIRDSRESRDLREMVPAGRAEWKPYAPRQAHYSVSSQQDRDCLSELQRRDDDEDAYWSSVLYEKSPGCSRPRPPKPKHAVTVAVSSQALFNMLDGRKVYEEEGLEKYMEYQLCNENVILTPGPAFRFVKALQHVNCRLRDLYPDEQDLFDIVLMTNNHAQVGVRLINSVNHYGLLIDRFCLTGGKSPIGYLKAYLTNLYVSADSEKVQEAIQEGIASATMFDGAKDQAYCDTQLRVAFDGDAVLFSEESEQMAKEYGLDKFFQHEALYDNKTPAQIALKGFLEDLGRLQKKFYAKDQRLRCPIRTYLVTARSAASSGACVLKTLRRWGLEIDEALFLAGAPKGPILVKIRPHIFFDDQMFHLEGAQKYGTTTAHVPYGIVQKFIP is encoded by the exons ATGACAGAAATGAGTCAAACATCcctaaaacagaaaaagaag AATGAGGCCGGGATGAGGTACTCAAAAGAGAGTCtagaaggagagaaaaggaaagattctGAGAAATCAGGAAGCGTTCGACTGAGCACACAG GACTCGCAGGAAGCAGCGGTGCAGAGGGTGGACTCTCGAGGGTACCTGGTGCGCAATCAGTGGTCCCACACGTCCCGGAGCCCATCCACCAGGGGTCCCTCCGTGGACGAGCCCAAAAGTAGGAACGCAAGCATTAAG CTCCCCACCAGCACTGCCACGTCGCGCACGTCGTCCAGCTGCCCGAGCCAGCACGACTCGCCGCCGCCTCTGTCCACGCAGCCCTCGCTGCCCATGCCGCACGACTCGCGGCCGCCCACGCCGCCGGAGCTCGAGCTCAGCTCGCGGCGCACCACCAAGCCCGAGGTCCCCGAGCCCTGGGCCCACGGGATCCGCGACAGCCGGGAGTCCCGGGACCTGCGGGAGATGGTGCCGGCGGGCCGGGCCGAGTGGAAGCCCTACGCGCCGCGCCAGGCGCACTACTCCGTCTCGTCCCAGCAGGACCGCGACTGTCTGTCGGAGCTGCAGCGGCGGGACGACGACGAGGACGCCTACTGGTCGTCCGTGCTGTACGAGAAGAGCCCGGGCTGCTCGCGCCCCCGGCCG CCTAAGCCCAAGCACGCCGTCACCGTCGCCGTGTCCTCCCAGGCGCTCTTCAACATGCTGGACGGCAGGAAGGTCTACGAGGAGGAGGGTCTGGAGAAGTACATGGAGTACCAGCTCTGCAACGAAAACGTCATCCTCACCCCGGGGCCTGCGTTCCGCTTCGTGAAG GCCCTGCAGCACGTCAACTGTAGACTCCGAGACCTGTATCCTGATGAGCAGGATTTGTTTGATATCGTGCTGATGACTAATAACCACGCCCAAGTGGGAGTGCGGCTTATAAACAGCGTCAATCACTATG GCTTACTAATTGACCGCTTCTGTCTGACCGGTGGAAAAAGCCCCATTGGCTATCTGAAGGCATATCTTACCAACTTGTATGTCTCTGCGGATTCTGAAAAAGTACAAGAAGCAATACAAGAAG GGATTGCCTCTGCGACAATGTTTGATGGAGCCAAAGACCAGGCCTACTGTGACACACAACTCCGCGTGGCCTTTGATGGGGATGCGGTCCTCTTCTCGGAGGAGTCTGAACAGATGGCCAAGGAATATGGGCTGGACAAATTCTTTCAACACGAAGCACTATATGACAATAAGACTCCTGCTCAG ATTGCCTTGAAAGGCTTTCTGGAAGATTTAGGCAGACTGCAAAAGAAGTTTTATGCCAAAGACCAACGGTTACGTTGCCCTATCAGGACCTATCTGGTGACAGCCAGAAGTGCAGCCAGTTCAGGCGCCTGTGTGCTCAAAACCCTTCGTCGCTGGGGTCTAGAGATAGACGAGGCTCTCTTCCTTGCTGGAGCCCCCAAAGGCCCCATCCTGGTGAAGATCCGGCCCCACATCTTCTTTGATGACCAGATGTTCCACCTTGAAGGGGCACAGAAATATGGCACCACCACAGCTCATGTACCTTACGGCATTGTTCAAAAATTCATCCCATAG
- the NT5C1B gene encoding cytosolic 5'-nucleotidase 1B isoform X4 — protein MTEMSQTSLKQKKKNEAGMRYSKESLEGEKRKDSEKSGSVRLSTQMRRAVNPNHLLRCCPSPCRRCLCAAEGTVLLGPYRTIRIYIHMCLLWQQGLHSASIRDSQEAAVQRVDSRGYLVRNQWSHTSRSPSTRGPSVDEPKSRNASIKDRDCLSELQRRDDDEDAYWSSVLYEKSPGCSRPRPALFNMLDGRKVYEEEGLEKYMEYQLCNENVILTPGPAFRFVKALQHVNCRLRDLYPDEQDLFDIVLMTNNHAQVGVRLINSVNHYGLLIDRFCLTGGKSPIGYLKAYLTNLYVSADSEKVQEAIQEGIASATMFDGAKDQAYCDTQLRVAFDGDAVLFSEESEQMAKEYGLDKFFQHEALYDNKTPAQIALKGFLEDLGRLQKKFYAKDQRLRCPIRTYLVTARSAASSGACVLKTLRRWGLEIDEALFLAGAPKGPILVKIRPHIFFDDQMFHLEGAQKYGTTTAHVPYGIVQKFIP, from the exons ATGACAGAAATGAGTCAAACATCcctaaaacagaaaaagaag AATGAGGCCGGGATGAGGTACTCAAAAGAGAGTCtagaaggagagaaaaggaaagattctGAGAAATCAGGAAGCGTTCGACTGAGCACACAG ATGAGGCGTGCAGTCAATCCGAATCACTTGCTGAGATGTTGCCCCTCGCCGTGTAGACGCTGCCTTTGTGCAGCCGAGGGCACAGTCCTCCTTGGCCCCTACCGCACAATACGCATTTACATTCACATGTGCCTGCTGTGGCAGCAGGGCCTGCACAGCGCCTCGATCAGG GACTCGCAGGAAGCAGCGGTGCAGAGGGTGGACTCTCGAGGGTACCTGGTGCGCAATCAGTGGTCCCACACGTCCCGGAGCCCATCCACCAGGGGTCCCTCCGTGGACGAGCCCAAAAGTAGGAACGCAAGCATTAAG GACCGCGACTGTCTGTCGGAGCTGCAGCGGCGGGACGACGACGAGGACGCCTACTGGTCGTCCGTGCTGTACGAGAAGAGCCCGGGCTGCTCGCGCCCCCGGCCG GCGCTCTTCAACATGCTGGACGGCAGGAAGGTCTACGAGGAGGAGGGTCTGGAGAAGTACATGGAGTACCAGCTCTGCAACGAAAACGTCATCCTCACCCCGGGGCCTGCGTTCCGCTTCGTGAAG GCCCTGCAGCACGTCAACTGTAGACTCCGAGACCTGTATCCTGATGAGCAGGATTTGTTTGATATCGTGCTGATGACTAATAACCACGCCCAAGTGGGAGTGCGGCTTATAAACAGCGTCAATCACTATG GCTTACTAATTGACCGCTTCTGTCTGACCGGTGGAAAAAGCCCCATTGGCTATCTGAAGGCATATCTTACCAACTTGTATGTCTCTGCGGATTCTGAAAAAGTACAAGAAGCAATACAAGAAG GGATTGCCTCTGCGACAATGTTTGATGGAGCCAAAGACCAGGCCTACTGTGACACACAACTCCGCGTGGCCTTTGATGGGGATGCGGTCCTCTTCTCGGAGGAGTCTGAACAGATGGCCAAGGAATATGGGCTGGACAAATTCTTTCAACACGAAGCACTATATGACAATAAGACTCCTGCTCAG ATTGCCTTGAAAGGCTTTCTGGAAGATTTAGGCAGACTGCAAAAGAAGTTTTATGCCAAAGACCAACGGTTACGTTGCCCTATCAGGACCTATCTGGTGACAGCCAGAAGTGCAGCCAGTTCAGGCGCCTGTGTGCTCAAAACCCTTCGTCGCTGGGGTCTAGAGATAGACGAGGCTCTCTTCCTTGCTGGAGCCCCCAAAGGCCCCATCCTGGTGAAGATCCGGCCCCACATCTTCTTTGATGACCAGATGTTCCACCTTGAAGGGGCACAGAAATATGGCACCACCACAGCTCATGTACCTTACGGCATTGTTCAAAAATTCATCCCATAG
- the NT5C1B gene encoding cytosolic 5'-nucleotidase 1B isoform X3 has translation MTEMSQTSLKQKKKNEAGMRYSKESLEGEKRKDSEKSGSVRLSTQMRRAVNPNHLLRCCPSPCRRCLCAAEGTVLLGPYRTIRIYIHMCLLWQQGLHSASIRDSQEAAVQRVDSRGYLVRNQWSHTSRSPSTRGPSVDEPKSRNASIKDRDCLSELQRRDDDEDAYWSSVLYEKSPGCSRPRPPKPKHAVTVAVSSQALFNMLDGRKVYEEEGLEKYMEYQLCNENVILTPGPAFRFVKALQHVNCRLRDLYPDEQDLFDIVLMTNNHAQVGVRLINSVNHYGLLIDRFCLTGGKSPIGYLKAYLTNLYVSADSEKVQEAIQEGIASATMFDGAKDQAYCDTQLRVAFDGDAVLFSEESEQMAKEYGLDKFFQHEALYDNKTPAQIALKGFLEDLGRLQKKFYAKDQRLRCPIRTYLVTARSAASSGACVLKTLRRWGLEIDEALFLAGAPKGPILVKIRPHIFFDDQMFHLEGAQKYGTTTAHVPYGIVQKFIP, from the exons ATGACAGAAATGAGTCAAACATCcctaaaacagaaaaagaag AATGAGGCCGGGATGAGGTACTCAAAAGAGAGTCtagaaggagagaaaaggaaagattctGAGAAATCAGGAAGCGTTCGACTGAGCACACAG ATGAGGCGTGCAGTCAATCCGAATCACTTGCTGAGATGTTGCCCCTCGCCGTGTAGACGCTGCCTTTGTGCAGCCGAGGGCACAGTCCTCCTTGGCCCCTACCGCACAATACGCATTTACATTCACATGTGCCTGCTGTGGCAGCAGGGCCTGCACAGCGCCTCGATCAGG GACTCGCAGGAAGCAGCGGTGCAGAGGGTGGACTCTCGAGGGTACCTGGTGCGCAATCAGTGGTCCCACACGTCCCGGAGCCCATCCACCAGGGGTCCCTCCGTGGACGAGCCCAAAAGTAGGAACGCAAGCATTAAG GACCGCGACTGTCTGTCGGAGCTGCAGCGGCGGGACGACGACGAGGACGCCTACTGGTCGTCCGTGCTGTACGAGAAGAGCCCGGGCTGCTCGCGCCCCCGGCCG CCTAAGCCCAAGCACGCCGTCACCGTCGCCGTGTCCTCCCAGGCGCTCTTCAACATGCTGGACGGCAGGAAGGTCTACGAGGAGGAGGGTCTGGAGAAGTACATGGAGTACCAGCTCTGCAACGAAAACGTCATCCTCACCCCGGGGCCTGCGTTCCGCTTCGTGAAG GCCCTGCAGCACGTCAACTGTAGACTCCGAGACCTGTATCCTGATGAGCAGGATTTGTTTGATATCGTGCTGATGACTAATAACCACGCCCAAGTGGGAGTGCGGCTTATAAACAGCGTCAATCACTATG GCTTACTAATTGACCGCTTCTGTCTGACCGGTGGAAAAAGCCCCATTGGCTATCTGAAGGCATATCTTACCAACTTGTATGTCTCTGCGGATTCTGAAAAAGTACAAGAAGCAATACAAGAAG GGATTGCCTCTGCGACAATGTTTGATGGAGCCAAAGACCAGGCCTACTGTGACACACAACTCCGCGTGGCCTTTGATGGGGATGCGGTCCTCTTCTCGGAGGAGTCTGAACAGATGGCCAAGGAATATGGGCTGGACAAATTCTTTCAACACGAAGCACTATATGACAATAAGACTCCTGCTCAG ATTGCCTTGAAAGGCTTTCTGGAAGATTTAGGCAGACTGCAAAAGAAGTTTTATGCCAAAGACCAACGGTTACGTTGCCCTATCAGGACCTATCTGGTGACAGCCAGAAGTGCAGCCAGTTCAGGCGCCTGTGTGCTCAAAACCCTTCGTCGCTGGGGTCTAGAGATAGACGAGGCTCTCTTCCTTGCTGGAGCCCCCAAAGGCCCCATCCTGGTGAAGATCCGGCCCCACATCTTCTTTGATGACCAGATGTTCCACCTTGAAGGGGCACAGAAATATGGCACCACCACAGCTCATGTACCTTACGGCATTGTTCAAAAATTCATCCCATAG